In Lolium rigidum isolate FL_2022 chromosome 7, APGP_CSIRO_Lrig_0.1, whole genome shotgun sequence, the DNA window CTCAATAGATCAAGAACACTTCCAGGAAGTTTCTCATTCAAAGCTAGAAGCAGCCATTGGCAAGACTCGCCATGAGATTGCCGACGCCATCAAGAACATCAACCCAACCCCTCCTCTCCCGACCTCctcccccaaccctaaccgccgccaccgccggtagcgccgccggggcaaagacccatgggcgtggcggcggcgggggcctttcctCGCCGTCATGGGGGACTGCGGACAGGctctcccctcctcgacgcatacggcggcggctggcgcggatggtgatgggcggTGGCGACTCTTGCGCTGCGGTCGCCCCTCCCCTTCTGTAGGCTTCCACCCGCAGCACGCCGGCAGGGGcttgtggtgggcggcggccaggccctcggtctgcgccatgccgtccccccccgcctctcgtcggtgcgtggaggcgatctcgggtttcttccgcgacacgagggcgcccggggcagtagccttgggttcgacggaggaggtggtcCTCTTCTTCGcccgagagggtcggcctgcggttggtggtggtggatcttttgatctatcatcgCAATCCGGTGgcgagatggaggtgcatggaagccggcgatggtgtcgccggtggagggttggtttcgccagcccgggatggtcgtcgacgtgggggtccgacctgaataaaggcggcggtcctaaggcctctcttgcgtgaagaggaggacctaccggaggcctggactcgtgatctggccgggggatgagttccggaaggctccgccggcgaatgtaacagtgctttgcctggagtttgctggatcggaggtattcggtcgtgcgcacccatgcttttagtccgaccgattggttctggagggagcggcgcgaagctctttttctgtgttgacatcaagtgactatggatccatgatgaaagccggaagaagagaatttcatgaaggccggagggaggactagctaagggaggttcaagtctcgcggctgttgagggacttgcttggtgttccgggcttcacagcagcggtatgaaagtgggggcgacaacacaggtgaagtgtagagtcctacctttcagggtgaaaacccaaggtctggtcttaattggttgtgcctggcaatgaccttggtggaggcattgttttgagagcggggactatcttcagggtgaaaacctaagatctttgatcgggcgccgacggtgtttgagcactatttccttcttggaggtgtcgtttttggagagtctgtaattcgtggatgtattgctgttgttaggcccgagatactgtagcgggacttttgtttcttagttttcttttcttatttttggttgtgtgcatccgtaccgcCATTAGGgtaatgcgttgttgcagaggctgggtgtaattggtatcttcttgatattaatatattccctttatcgaaaagaaGCAGCCATTGGCCAGTGTCAGGAAGTGGAGCATCAGATCTGTTAAAATGACAAAACAGTGTTCAGTTTACAAGTAACGGTGTGAGATTTCAGAATTCATGCATGTATTTATCCAGACAAGGGCGTGAGTGCACACAAATAAACACCTCTATTGAGTTAAAGTTGGTATGCAAATGCTGCCGGGAAAGACAACCTCTGTACCTAATTATGAACTCCCAAAACGTCTTACAATTAGGAACAGAGGGGGTATATTATTGCAATTGTTTCCTTGAAAATGATAAGTCAAACTATAACTTGTCCAGGAAACCTATGCAGAGATCCAGTTGACAAAACATCAAAGGCTGTTACAAGTAACTGGAAACCATGACCAAATTAAACTACTGTGGTCCCATCCTGCCATCTAATGATTCTTGCTATAAACTTCTCGCTGATTTGTATTAGGACACCACTGAAGTATATGTAGGGAAGGATTAGCTCAGTTATGTAAATCAGattgagagagaggagaggagagtagAGACATAAACACCTAAGTCACTGAACAGGAATGTACTAGCCCAAGCATCAAGAGATGCTTATGCCTTTCTTATCCGCTAACTTATAGTCCTAGGCTCCCCTTTGTTCTAAAACATCATTGATACCTTGCTTAAACTGAACCCTTTGAAACACCAATCAGTATAAAAGCTTTTGATTTGTCTAGAAGTACTACAAACCTTTTATCTTATTAGAAGGCTGTAAGGGAATATTTTAAAACTTCAGAATATAGCATGGAGTAAACAACAATTAAACAAGGTAACAAGCTTTGCCCATGACCAATAATAGTCCATAGAAATACTATTGAAATCAAACTTGGCAGATGGAGAGGCTTTGAAACCAAGATGCATTTACCACGCAATATTCACTAAAACTGTATATAGTAACAAGAAGCCGTGGCAACAATTAGTCCACAAGGTTCTGCTCACACACTTGTCATGATAAATACTGTCATCTCCATTTATCTCTACTACACTCCTGGTTTTGAGCAGCAGTAACTGTCATGATAAACATGCGACATTTTCTAGGTCCCTTCTACCTACAAAAATAAATTTCTTCAAAATTAAGTGTAGTGTCCAAAATGTTTCACGGCCCTCTCCAAGGTAGCAGTTCGATTTCATAACAAGCCGAAATCTCGCAAGTTAAGCTTAGCCATTATCCACGGTGAACAATTTAACCCATAACGATGTACACCATAACAAGCAAATCTCTCCATGACCACACATTTCTGCTACAAACAAGTCAGTAATTTCACAGTTCAAAAAGTAATCCTCCAAGATCTAACCATCCTGACCCCATAATTGGACATGCCCACATGTTGTCGAGCGACTACTTGGAGTTTTTCACGGTGCTCCTGCTTGATCACCTTGAAGATATAGATCTTGTAGGTCATTTGATATTAGCATCATTTCTATCCCAAAGGACCTTCCCTTCATGGTCTCTGCATATACATGCAATGGATCCAATGCCACTGACAAAAGAGGCATCCACATCGATTTTAATCCATCCATTTGCCGGGGCAGTTCAGGTTGAGCTCTTCCTATACTTTGACTTACCAACATCAGGAATCTACTTGCCGTTTGAAAGAGTCCCCTCGCTGATTATTTGATCCTTGCCTTTACTAGTATTATTCTTTGAACTGCAGGTTAGATTAAGCTCGTGCAAATAACAGTTAAGGAAATCCACAGACCCACTTACTCTGCACTCCCCTTTTCATGAACCACATCGTTTCTCATATGCCAACATCGCCACAACGTCATGAGCACCAGCCCCCTCCTTTCATTGCTTATACCATCAATCAtaatcaaggaaaaaaatagagcGCTATAATAAAATAGTGTCAGCTGAAAAATATGctattagcgtgctatagcgcgctaATAGCGCGGTATAGCACGCTATATCTCCGAAATGATGTAGCGTGGCATGTCCaaaaacgctatagcgtgctattaacgctgaaatagcgcgctatttttttccatgagaaGCTGATCAGGTCTAGAGTGTTTAAAAAGGTCGGCTGGTAGATCCCATCCTTTCCTCATTTCTTTTCTAAGGGCCCTGAATCGGACAACACCCTGGTTGTAGATTGAATCAAGAGAAGGGCCCATGGTCAGTCTTGGGTCTGGAGAAtttatgagaatattaaatctATTCAAGGAAGTTGTCAAAATATGAAGAGAGAGCAACAAGGCAGCTCATGTATTAGCTGATGTATCTAGATTCACGGGTCATGGAAATAGCTGGATGGGGCATGCCCCTCTGGGTGTGTCTGAGATAGTTTAGGCCAAATCTGTAAAGACGGTTATGAATGAAATATAAAAGCTATCTTTCCCACAAAAAAAGATCATGTTGGTCTTTATGTAAGATATATTCTTCTTCTTCAGGTCCAGGTGTATTTAAGTACTATAGTTGTTCATCTCTAGTATATTCCTCTCGGGTTCAATAAAACTATATGATGTTGGCTTTACTtagcactttttttttctttttacgtaATGGCATACATGAGCTTTATTTTATGAACTGTGTAGGCTAGGTGCGTCATCTTGATCTTTGTACAAAGTTTAGAAATGGAATACAATTCTTTCTTAGGAAATGTAAGGAGACTCGTTATTTACTTAGAGGATTTATAAAGCTTTCATAGTAGCTGACCTACCATGGGACTAAGCTCATAACCAATAGATTCTTTTATTTTGATCTACTAGAGTACAAACAACTTCATGCCACTTTGTACCATCAACCAAGTCTTTTAAAAGGAGCAAGGCTTCCCTAAAGGAAGCACGAATATTCTATTTTCATTATTTGTTGTATTTTTTCATTTCAAGTCTGTGCGTTATTTGTTGTGCTACACACTACGGATAGGAATTTGATGGGTGTAGGCATAGAAGGCATCGGGAATTACGGATGGGTAGTTAGAACTACAACATGTACACATCTAGTATGTCCTCGTCGTGACCATCACTCGTATCGCACCAGTTGAACTTCCTCTTCAACCCCTCTTTTGACCGCCTTAGCCAGCTCTTCTGGCCATGCGGTATGTCAAGCTCTCGATTCATCATGAGTAAGCAACATTGGACGTTTTGCCTCATTAGCTAAGACGTGATGTTGATGGGCAGAGCTTGACTCAAAGTGAGGATGGGCAAAAGAGAGTGATCCACTGACAGCCGTTGTAGCTCAATGCTTCTGGAAAGAGTAATATGGATGACTTCGAGACAGACACACACACTAATGGTAAATTGGCAAAGCGCCTGACTCATATGTCACCCCTGATGGCCTGATTGGTGCAAGTTGGAGACATCTAGATTCACTTATTCGGGCCAACTTATCGAACCAAGGTATATGGTCTATTTTGAAGTCGTGCCAAAACAATCTGGCATTGGGTtgcgatgaacatatgaagatcacATGACGTTGAGTATACTAGATATGTATGTGAGCTTCTCCTCACCACCTACATTGTGTGATATACATGGTAGGGTCAGATGTTTTTGGACGTGTCAAACGCCTTCAATATTTTCTGCTTTGTTTTAGTGCTGGTGAaatctaagggtgtgtttggattGTGATCAAACTATATATGCCTTACCAATTTATTGGCTATGACCAAAAAGTTGGTGTATCTTTGGGTGGTTGCCAATTTTTTGGCATGCCAATGCTCCACTACCATCTCTAGTTTTTTTTAGCCAATGTTGGCTAATTCATGGCATGCAAAATAACAAACAGAAATTTTGGTAGGGCAGTCCTAGGCATAAACCAAACACCCTAAGTTGTTCAAAATCTTTTGGTCACGCTTTGCCGCATTATATGAAATTAGGTTGATATATATTTACATTATGCTATGTTGGCATCATTAGCTAGCACATATATGTAACAAGTACAATGCAACATGCAAGTGATTCATGTGATTTGCGTTTGTTGGTTTCATCATATAGTCAAAGTAGTGATGTAAAATAACACTAACATACATAAATTAGCTACAATAATTAGTTCAGTTAATTTATCTATGTCATTAATTAGTTATAGCTAGTAAACATGAATATGGAGTTTAATGCCCCTCTTTAGAAACAAGATGGCATCAGTTTCCAGGGTCAAGAAAATAGAGGAGCAAAACTAAGTTCTGCATCAAAATAAACCACACTTGCACCTGGTTGATCACAAGGAAGTATCACACGTTCACAGCTTGTTGGGATATGCCACAATGGGGTCCTAATTCTGGTAAGCCCAGGTGGCCtaaagatggtggtgaggcatacaGCCCACTAGGCGGCCCAGTTACCTGAAGACGAAGCCGTCGAATCTGGCTCATGGTCAAAGGTGGTCGGATCTGTGACGCGCAAGAAAAAAAATCTTGTACGTAGTCTAGGCTTAGTCGTATCCGGCTCGATCTCTATCCCCTGTAACTCTAGATCCGGATCCTTTATAAGCCGAATCCTGAGAGCCCTTGAGGCAAcacacaactcattgtaatcgcGCACCTCTTGCCTTATAGTGAATTATTGCGGCATGTAGGATCTTGCTGCCGCTGCGAGGTCTGAAGTTGGGTAACTCGTGTGACCCCTTCCCAATGACTCCTCGCTCTAtgtcccctcctctctctcccctccgtgAGGCTCCCCTTGCCGGAGACTCATCGAGTATGCAACGACACAGCTTGAGGAGAACAAAACTACAGGGCATCCAGCCCTTACTCATTAGTCATTACATATACAACCATAATTCAGAAAATTAAGTGCTAGTAGCTAAACTAAATCAGTAGCTAAACAAATAGACAAGCACATACGCTTCATCACTCTGAAGCATCACAAGTTGGCAACTTGACCTTAACACAAGTCCAGAATGATCAGTCCCATACTAATTCATCACCACAAATAAAACCGTAAGTTGAGATTAAGGTGCTGATGCATTCAACAGCTTGTGCATATATAGGGCTAGGTAGCTAGATATTTTTGCACTTAAAAGTACTAACCACCATGTGGAGTTGGCAAAGTACTGCTCATAGTATGCCATAGTCTGACATGTAGCGACACAGTGAAGAGACTTCACAGAAGAAACAATTCAAGTTGAGTTTTGAGGGAGTAGGCACACCGCGAGGCGCTTCCCGTGGCGTTTCCATGAGACCGTTGGCAGGGGAGAGGAGACCACCTGGAAAATCATATTATAGTATATAGACACACATGGAAGCGTTCTCCTCCTCgttttttttttaacaagaaAGGTTCCGAAGGACCTGGAGCATGCATTCATATCGTCGGTGGGAGTACAGTTACATGGAGGAccccaaagaaaaggaaaattacaaccaAGTCCCTAGATCTTGCAACAAGCACCCCGCAAAGATGCGCCAAAACACGATCGAGTCCAAAACCATGGCCGACGGTTGCTGACTTGCCGGCGTGACCGCCGCTTCCTTcaccggggacgaaaccacttggggaAGAAGCAGCGCTCACCGTCACGTCGGAGTCGGTGAAGATCCTCCATCGAAGGAGGAGAAAGCTTGAACCCAAGTGGAGATCGAGCACAGCAGGGCCAACCCTATGGCCGAAGATAGCGGTGGCCGGAGCTAGCCGACGCTTGGAGACTGCTGCCGAGGTTGCACGCTCCAGGAACCTCGAGCACCACCTCTGCAGGGTCGTCGCAGCCGCACGAGTCCactcctctccctcgccaccaaggccggccaagAGGAGAAGGAGACGAATCGGGCCACCCAAGCAGTGATGGCGAGAACGCTTATTGAAGCAGGGGCGCACCATAGAAACAGGCCTCACCTCCTTCCACCACGGAAGAACGGCGGAGCCACTCAGCGGCGCTGGCCTGACGCGGCGTCAGCACGCCAGGCTAGAGGAAGACCCCTGCCTACCTCCAGATGCACAGGTGCTGGCATcatccttcctcttctcctcgcgtccatggccggccagaggaggaagagatAGCAGCCCAACATCTCGAATCCAGGGGTAGCAGAGCCGGATCTTATACACGGAGATCCCTAGGGTGGCGAATCTCAccgtctccgaccaccggagctcgAGAAGATGCAGCCACGAGCACAGGAtgctcaagatctgatccagacgATCTTGAACCCTACTCCAAACTACCGGCATATAGCCGAAAtctaaaaaaactaaacctaatatcTACTCCGGCACCCCTCCttcgccatctccggccggcaaaGCCGCCGGGCTCGGGAGCGACCCGGCCTCTCTCTAGGAGCTGTCGGCCTCTCTCTAAGAGCTGTCAAGGAAGGGGGGAGGAGAGAGACCACTTGCTCCTCCTCGTAACAGTAGCCTTTGAAATTGCCTTCATCGTCATTCAGGAACCAGATGCGGTCTCGCAGCAACCCATACAGAGAGGCACCATGTATACATGGCATGCATCCATGCACCATGTTTGGCACACCTAGTCGTTTGATAAAGTTTTCTAAAATTACAAAGCAAGGAGCTTCTCTACGATTTCAAACTTTGAAAATCATTCCTCAATTAACTGAAAAATACAATTTTAATTGGACTTAAAAAACTTCAACCAAAATGTAAGAAACAACAATCCGAAGGTAAATCAAAAACATCTTTTGTATTGTAATTCTCTTTTTACGAAAAGCTGACGTTTTGAAATACTTTTCGACACAAAGTAAACATAATTTTTTTATATCCAATCTAACTAGTCAAAGTTTAACTACATCCATGTTCACGACATGGATTTCCTTTCTAAAAACCTTAGAGTCAATACCAGAAGGATTGGCAAAAAACGGAGCAATTACAGTTCACAGCAGAACAAGCTCAAAACATGACTAGAAGCAATTGTGCAAACTTATCAAATTAATGCCACTAAACTGAACTTACATTTCTTCTCAAACACGTTTCCTAGAAGAAAGAACACTTGATAGTCTCTAACTACAGAGAACGACAGTGTAACCCAAGACAATGGGGTATATTTCAGTTGATTCATTTAAGTGAGCAATCATCCATCACTCGTTAAAGTAAGGGCAAGGACAACACAAGTAAGGGTGAACATAATTGTTGCTGCAGCAAAGGCCAGGATGGCCCTCTGTGAGAAGCCCTTCTTTTCATGACCTGCTAGCTCGACCTCCTTCAGCAGATCACGGATCTCATCGATGTCTGAGTCCTTTGCTGCATGGATTAGTCTGCCCTGAACCTCCTCAAGCTTGGCAAGCCTTCTAGCTCGGCTGGCATCTCTAGCAGACCAGATGAACCGAGTCATCCTCCACAAGAGAATTCCGACGTAGATTGCCACGACACAGTCCACGGTGTAATGATGTCGTTCACGTATCTCCCTTTGTGCGCTGTGCAGGACGAGAAGCCATATTGCAACAGAGATCCAGCCCCCATAAGCTTCCTGTGCATGTGAACAGATATAAAAATAACTAAGAAGCCATCAATTACAATTGACTTGTTAAAACATTGTGCAATAGAATGGAATACAGGTCTTAGACTGAACGTGGTGGCTCCAGATAATTGTGTAATTCAGTTTCAAGACAGCAGGACGTATTGAAACTTTGGTGTGTAAACCAGAAAACTAAAATGTATAACATACCGTCCATGCCATTGCAGTAAGAACAGAGACAAGCATGTGCCCACTATACATAAGATCATTGCAGCCTCCACTGGCTTTTTTCAGTAAATGGTACCATTGAGGTCCTTCTCCAGGGGTTGGCCTCAAAATATCTACTAGCAAGCTCATCCGACCCCAGTCAGGTCTATGCTCACCAGGATAAGATTGAACATCAGCTGCATTAAAAAAAATGGCAATTTAGTTTTCCCAGCCAGAAAAAATCATCAATTAGGTGATAAGACGACAAATACACTAACCATAAGCCATGTCATTGTCTATGACCCCACGAATAGCATGTGAATCAGAAGCATATGGAACATAATATTTTTGTGCCCAGGGATGAGGATGTCCAGGTATTTGATATCGACCTGCGGCACACCAAGGTCTCGCAGATGGAAGAATGGTAGTGATAAAAGTTGCTGTCCGAAGCAGCCGACCGATTGCCATAGTGACCATATATCTTGTGGCTATTCCAAGACCAGGAGCTTTGATGCAATCAAATAGCACCGAGAATCCGAGCATCATAAATAACATCAAATAGTGGTGAAGAGTGATAACATGTGCTCTCAATAGATCAACAACACTTCCAGGAAGTTTCTCATTCAGAGCTAGAAGCAGCCATTGGCCAGTGTCAGGAAGTGGAGCAGCAGATCTGTTAAAATGACAAAAGAGTGTTCAGTTTACAAGTAACGGTGTGAGATTTCAGAATTCATGCATGTATTTATCCAGACAAGGGAGTGAGTGCACGCAAATAAAAACCTCTATTGAGTTAAAGTTGGTATGCAAATGCTGCTGGGAAAGACAACCTCTGTTCCTAATTATGAACTCCCAAAACGTCTTATAATTAGGAACGGAGGGGGTTTATTATTGCAATTGTTTCCTTGACAATGATAAGTCAAACTATAACATGTCCAGGAAACCTATGTACAGATCGAGTTGACAAAACATCAAAGGCTGTTACAAGTAACTGGAAACCATTACCAAATTAAACTACTGTGGTCCCATCCTGCCATCTAACGATACTTGCTATGAACTTCTCGCTGATTTGTATTAGGACACCACTGAAGTATATATAGGGAAGGATTAGCTCAGTTATGTAAATCAGATTGAGAGAGAGGAGAGTAGAGTAGAGACATAAACACCTAAGTCACTGAACAGGAATATACTAGCCCAAGCATCAAGAGATGCTTATGCCTTTCTTATCCGCTAACTTAGTCCTAGGCTCCCCTTTGTTCTAAAACATCATTGATACCTTGCTTAAACTGAACCCTTTGAAACACCAATCACTATAAAACCTTTTATCTTTATTAGAAGGCTGTAAGGGAATATTTTAAAACTTCAGAATATAGCATGGAGTAAACAACAATTAAACAAGGTAACAAGCTTTACCCATGACCAATAGTCCACAGAAATACTattgaaatcaaacttgacagatGGGAGGCTTTGAAACCAAGATGCATTTACCACGCAATATTCATTAAAACTACATACACATTAACAAGAAGCCGTAGCAACAATTAGTCCACAAGGTTCTGCTCACACACTTGTCATGATAAATACTGTCATCTCCATTTATCTCTACTACACTCCTGGTTTTGAGCAGCAGTAACTGTCATGATGATAAACAGGCAACATTTTCTAGGTCCCTTCTACCTACAAAAATAAATTTCTTCGAGATCCCCTAAAGTGTAGTGTCCAAAATGTTTCACGGGCCTCTCCAAGGTAGCAGTTCGATTGCATAACAAGCCTAAATCTCGCAAGTTAAGCTTAGCCATTCTCCACGCTCAACAATTTAACCCCTAACGATGTACGCCATAACATGCAAATCTCTCCAAGACCACGCATTTCTGCTACAAACAAGTCTCAGTGATTTCACAGTTGAAAAAGTAATCCTCCAAGATCTAACCATCCTGACACGAACAGCTCGCTATGAACATCTGAAAAGCAAATCTCTAGAAACACAAGAAAATAGCAGCATAGATATCTCCGAGTCCGAGATCCATGGCAATTCGCGTCCAAACAACTGAATTGCTAAGACATGATTCAAGGCGGAAGCCAGCTTCCCGGATCGAGATAAGGTACTGACCCGTGCCACTGGAGCCCCATCACGGCGGAGACGAAGCGGACGGAGATCATCTCGCAGAGGAAGGCGGAGAGCATGAAGACGATGGCGCCGAGGAAGGGCAGCGCGGCCCGGAGCTCGGCGTCCCAGTGGCGGTAGAACGGCGCGCGCCCGGCGGCCGCCAGCGCCAGCGCCGCCCAGAGCACCGGCTGCAGCCGCTCGTGCCATGTCGGCGAGAGGTACCGCAGGTAGTCGATCCCCAcgtacgccgccgccgcgcagctcAGCCCGCAGTAGCCGAGGAGCCGTCGGGTGGGCGACCGCGGCGGCATCGGCCTcggcgccttcgccttcgccctcGCCATGTCCGCGAGAGCTTAGGGTTGGTCACTTGGTCATGGACTGATGTCAGCGAGAGTCGAGATCGGGACACTCGAGCGTGGGTGTTCAGACTTCAGACTTTCAGAGTAGCAGACAGATCCAAGGCTACAAACAACGGCTCAGATTTTATGTTTTTGGCACAACGACTGACTTTGTTGGTTGTGCAAACTGAAAAGAAAAAACCATGATAAACTACTGTCAAAACAAATTATCCATGATAAACCAGAGATTACATAAAAAATCTCAAGTCATCATCCTAAGCTTCAAATTTTGAATCAGGCTTCCATGAAGATATTGCGGAAGCCCAACCAACATAAACTCGAGTAGTTTCAATTGTTTTGAATAGTCGAGTGGACCGCTCACCCCAAAAGGTAAGTTCTAGTATCGAATGCGTTATTAACGGGAGCACAACCCTGCGAAAAAGAGTATGTATTGTTGGGTAACAAGACCAGGGCATGTACGTGCGACCACACGTTAATTCAAGGGTATTTGGGTGGGTACTCATATTTTTTTCGCAACTTTTCTGAATCATTATGTACATCTGTCAATCTCAGTTAGCTTTGTATAAAAACCTACGTTGGTTGTGACACATGAGCAGGGTGGTGCATAGTTTGTTAGAACATTCTCATAGAAGTATCATGGTCATGGGATCAAGTTATACCGTCTTTGTTAAGTTATATTGGTAACATTTTCATTATACCCAAGGTTAAAATCCTAGGCTTCTCCTAAGCACAAGAGATTGAAACTGACAAACAATCGACCAAACCGCACTTGACACAATACACAATCATCGCAGCACaaggtaatttttttttttttgagaacaacaCAAGGTAATTTCGATGTGTAGCAGAACATTTGAGGTCTATAGACATGGAAAGGATCTAACCATGAATGGGTCGACCCACAAGTTACAATGGGTCATAGCCTCCATTGTAATTTTAGTAAAAAAAATTAGACTGGGTAGACCTTTATATATATATGCTCTGGACCATTAGTCAGTTCCATAAAATGGTCCACCCAATCCATTCACATCCTTAGACCGCCACTAATAGTAGCCTCTACATTTTATAGCCTCAAAAGGCTAAATGCGGATGGCCCCAATTTCTTTGGCCTTAAATATAGGTCGTTCTACCTTTCCCTGTGCCAACAAAGCAGGCATACTTGATTGAATTGACTCTTTGGGGCTCGTGAGAGACATTCATATTACTGCGTTCTGTGATCGTAGATCGTCAGGATTCATCATTGTATATCCGAGATCTGAAAGTGTGGCAAATGGATTTGAAGGCATGGAAAGAGGCCCTCGTGCAAGACTTCTTTATTCTCCCGATTTCCCTCCTCCAGTTGGATTGACACGAAAGTCCAGTGATAACGTTGAAGTACTTTAAAGAGTCCCTTTCAGCCCTCGCTTTATCATAGGAAGAAGAAGAGTAATCTAACTAGTTCACAAAAGTTTGGTGCTAGGTTGGTAGCCATGATCAAATTGCGGGGTGACACTATGTTCAGTGATTGTATCACAACTGCATCCCTTCTTGGCGGTGTGGTTAATAGTGTCGAGGAACCAGTGAGCATGTGTCATCCCTGGGCGTGTGCTCTAGATTTTGTGTGGTGCTGGTTTGGTAGCCGGCATGTTGGTGTTGTCGCTGGTGTTCTTATCAGCGGTGTTTTCGTTTGTGTGTAGGTTGTTCCCACCCGTGGGCGTGCTAAAGCACACCTATTGGCTCCCAGTGACGATTCTAGTCCGCTGAATCAACTTCTTCACATGATCTTGTTGTATGTGGAAAGTGCCTACTCTCGATATTGCTCTACCTACCTTTGTTTTCTCCTTTGGAGATGCAATGACAACCTAAGGAGAGGGCAGACTCAAGGTTTTGTCTGGGTCTTGGATGTATTTCTAAAAAAATTAGGGTCTTTTTTTCTAAATGTGGAGACAAGTGT includes these proteins:
- the LOC124676908 gene encoding protein PHLOEM UNLOADING MODULATOR-like, with the protein product MARAKAKAPRPMPPRSPTRRLLGYCGLSCAAAAYVGIDYLRYLSPTWHERLQPVLWAALALAAAGRAPFYRHWDAELRAALPFLGAIVFMLSAFLCEMISVRFVSAVMGLQWHGSAAPLPDTGQWLLLALNEKLPGSVVDLLRAHVITLHHYLMLFMMLGFSVLFDCIKAPGLGIATRYMVTMAIGRLLRTATFITTILPSARPWCAAGRYQIPGHPHPWAQKYYVPYASDSHAIRGVIDNDMAYADVQSYPGEHRPDWGRMSLLVDILRPTPGEGPQWYHLLKKASGGCNDLMYSGHMLVSVLTAMAWTEAYGGWISVAIWLLVLHSAQREIRERHHYTVDCVVAIYVGILLWRMTRFIWSARDASRARRLAKLEEVQGRLIHAAKDSDIDEIRDLLKEVELAGHEKKGFSQRAILAFAAATIMFTLTCVVLALTLTSDG